The following are encoded in a window of Mycobacteroides chelonae CCUG 47445 genomic DNA:
- a CDS encoding acyl-CoA dehydrogenase family protein: protein MNSWNTPERKALRETVRDFAEREILPHVNEWERDGLLPRELHRKAGDLGLLGPGAPEEVGGGGGDAIDPVIVCEELHYAGVPGGVFASLFTCGISTPHIIASGDQRLIDEYVKPTLAGDLIGSLAITEPGGGSDVGHLTTAAKKDGDHYIVNGAKTFITSGVRADYVVTAVRTGGPGAAGVSLLLIDKDTPGFEVARKLDKMGWRSSDTAELSFTDVRVPAENLVGGENTGFAQIAGAFVSERIGLAAQAYSSAQRCLDLTVEWCRNRETFGRPLISRQSVQNTLAEMARRVDVARVYTHALVDRAIAGETNLIAEVCFAKNTAVEAGEWVANQGVQLFGGMGYMTESEIERQYRDMRIIGIGGGTTEILTSLAAKLLGFQS from the coding sequence GTGAATTCCTGGAACACCCCGGAGCGCAAGGCGCTTCGGGAGACCGTGCGCGACTTCGCCGAGCGCGAGATCTTGCCGCATGTCAACGAATGGGAACGTGACGGCCTGCTTCCTCGTGAATTGCACCGCAAGGCTGGCGATCTGGGCCTCCTCGGCCCAGGTGCGCCGGAGGAGGTCGGCGGTGGCGGCGGAGATGCCATCGATCCCGTGATCGTGTGCGAGGAACTGCACTATGCCGGTGTACCCGGCGGCGTGTTCGCGTCCCTGTTCACCTGCGGCATCTCCACACCGCACATCATCGCCTCCGGCGATCAGCGACTCATCGACGAGTACGTGAAGCCCACCCTGGCCGGTGATCTCATCGGATCGCTGGCCATCACCGAACCCGGCGGCGGGTCCGATGTCGGGCATCTGACCACCGCGGCCAAGAAGGACGGGGATCACTACATCGTCAACGGCGCCAAGACCTTCATCACCTCCGGCGTGCGCGCGGACTACGTGGTGACCGCGGTCCGCACCGGCGGCCCGGGGGCCGCCGGAGTCTCCCTGCTGCTGATCGACAAAGACACGCCGGGATTCGAGGTCGCCCGCAAGCTCGACAAGATGGGCTGGCGCTCCTCGGATACCGCCGAGTTGTCCTTCACCGATGTGCGGGTGCCCGCCGAGAACCTGGTGGGTGGCGAGAACACCGGCTTCGCGCAGATCGCCGGTGCCTTCGTATCCGAGCGAATCGGTCTTGCCGCCCAGGCATATTCGAGTGCGCAACGCTGCCTGGACCTGACTGTGGAATGGTGCAGAAACAGGGAGACCTTCGGGCGCCCCCTCATCTCCCGTCAATCCGTACAGAACACCCTCGCGGAGATGGCCCGCCGCGTCGATGTGGCGCGGGTGTACACCCACGCGCTGGTCGACCGCGCGATTGCCGGTGAAACCAACCTCATCGCCGAAGTCTGTTTCGCCAAGAACACCGCCGTCGAAGCCGGCGAGTGGGTGGCCAACCAAGGCGTTCAATTGTTCGGAGGCATGGGCTATATGACCGAGAGCGAGATCGAACGGCAGTACCGCGACATGCGCATCATCGGGATCGGTGGCGGCACTACCGAAATCCTCACGTCGTTGGCGGCCAAGCTCCTGGGGTTCCAGTCGTGA
- the purH gene encoding bifunctional phosphoribosylaminoimidazolecarboxamide formyltransferase/IMP cyclohydrolase — translation MSTQRPVRRALISVYDKTGLEELASGLHAAGVELVSTGSTAKTIAAASIPVTPVEEVTGFPEVLDGRVKTLHPHVHAGVLADTRREEHLTQLEELGVKGFELVVVNLYPFAATVASGASEDECVEQIDIGGPSMVRAAAKNHPSVAVVVDPASYGAVLAAVDAGGFTLEARKILAAKAFRHTAEYDVAVAGWLSSVAEPEGAQLPSWIGGTWNRSAVLRYGENPHQQAALYTGAAGHGLAQAEQLHGKEMSYNNYTDADAAWRAAWDQDKACAAIIKHANPCGIGVSDISIADAHLKAHECDPLSAFGGVIAVNREVSVEMAERVADIFTEVIVAPGYEDGAVEVLSRKKNVRLLRAAPPQSGYTEWRQISGGLLVQERDALDAEGDDPANWTLVAGAAVDEDTLADLAFAWKVGRAVKSNAIVVASGGATIGVGMGQVNRVDAAKLAVSRGGDRVSGAVAASDAFFPFPDGLEVLTQAGVRAIVHPGGSMRDELVTDAAKAAGITLYTTGARHFAH, via the coding sequence GTGAGTACGCAGCGACCCGTACGGCGGGCATTGATCAGTGTCTACGACAAGACCGGACTGGAAGAGCTCGCCAGCGGGCTGCACGCCGCCGGTGTAGAACTGGTATCCACCGGATCGACCGCGAAAACCATTGCTGCCGCGTCAATTCCGGTGACACCTGTGGAAGAGGTCACCGGGTTTCCGGAGGTGCTGGATGGCCGGGTGAAGACCTTGCATCCGCATGTGCACGCCGGCGTCTTGGCCGACACCCGCCGCGAGGAGCACCTGACCCAACTCGAGGAGCTGGGCGTCAAGGGCTTCGAGCTGGTGGTCGTCAACCTGTACCCGTTCGCCGCCACGGTGGCCTCGGGCGCGTCCGAGGACGAATGTGTCGAACAAATCGACATTGGTGGCCCCTCGATGGTGCGTGCCGCTGCGAAGAACCACCCGAGCGTCGCGGTGGTCGTGGACCCCGCCTCATACGGTGCGGTCCTGGCTGCGGTCGATGCCGGGGGATTCACCCTGGAGGCGCGGAAGATTCTGGCGGCCAAGGCGTTCCGCCACACCGCCGAGTACGATGTGGCGGTCGCGGGCTGGCTGTCGTCCGTGGCGGAGCCCGAGGGCGCCCAGTTGCCGTCATGGATCGGCGGCACGTGGAATCGTTCTGCGGTGCTGCGTTATGGGGAGAACCCGCACCAGCAGGCGGCCCTGTACACCGGCGCCGCGGGGCATGGTCTGGCGCAGGCCGAGCAGCTGCACGGAAAAGAGATGTCGTACAACAACTACACGGACGCCGATGCTGCCTGGCGCGCCGCGTGGGACCAGGACAAGGCCTGCGCGGCCATCATCAAGCACGCCAACCCATGCGGTATCGGGGTGTCGGACATCTCGATCGCCGATGCGCATCTCAAGGCACACGAATGCGATCCGTTGAGTGCCTTCGGCGGCGTGATCGCGGTCAACCGCGAGGTGAGCGTGGAGATGGCCGAGCGGGTCGCCGACATTTTCACCGAGGTGATTGTGGCGCCGGGCTACGAGGACGGCGCGGTGGAGGTGCTGAGTCGCAAGAAGAACGTGCGTCTGCTGCGCGCGGCGCCGCCGCAGTCCGGGTACACCGAGTGGCGACAAATCAGTGGTGGCCTGCTCGTGCAGGAGCGCGATGCGCTCGACGCCGAGGGTGACGATCCGGCCAACTGGACGTTGGTGGCCGGCGCCGCTGTGGACGAGGACACGTTGGCGGACTTGGCTTTCGCCTGGAAGGTGGGGCGGGCCGTCAAGTCCAACGCGATCGTCGTGGCCTCCGGCGGCGCCACCATCGGCGTCGGAATGGGACAGGTCAACCGGGTAGACGCCGCCAAGCTGGCGGTGTCTCGTGGTGGGGATCGAGTCTCCGGCGCGGTAGCGGCCTCGGACGCCTTCTTCCCGTTCCCCGATGGCCTGGAGGTGCTGACGCAGGCCGGAGTTCGAGCGATCGTGCATCCGGGCGGATCCATGCGCGATGAGTTGGTGACCGATGCTGCTAAGGCTGCGGGAATCACGTTGTACACCACTGGAGCACGTCACTTCGCCCATTAG
- a CDS encoding acyl-CoA carboxylase subunit beta, with protein sequence MTILRTAVNTNSPEYVDAAAAMATKLVEVNAETAKALAGGGDKYVARHHERGKLLARERIELLIDPDSPFLELCPLAAWGSDFTVGASLVTGIGVVEGVECMIVANDPTVKGGTSNPWTLRKVLRANDIAFKNRLPVISLVESGGADLPTQKEVFVPGGQMFRDLTRLSAAGIPTIALVFGNSTAGGAYIPGMSDHVVMIKERSKVFLAGPPLVKMATGEESDDESLGGAEMHSRVSGLGDYLAADEQDAVRLGRQIVARLNWVKKGPKPAAVIEPLADQEELLGIVPGDLRIPFDPREVIARIVDGSEFDEFKEQYGSSLVTGWARLHGYPIGVLANARGVLFSEEAQKATQFIQLANQTNTPLLFVHNTTGYMVGKEYEEGGMIKHGSMMINAVSNSTVPHLSLIVGASYGAGHYGMCGRAYDPRFLFAWPSAKSAVMGGTQLAGVISIVSRAAAAARGQAVNEDADAAMRAAIEAQIEAESLPMFMSGRLYDDGVIDPRDTRAVLGMCLSAIANGPIEGTSNFGVFRM encoded by the coding sequence GTGACAATCCTGCGCACCGCCGTCAACACCAACTCTCCCGAATACGTCGACGCAGCCGCGGCCATGGCGACCAAGCTGGTCGAGGTCAATGCCGAGACCGCGAAGGCGCTCGCCGGTGGCGGCGACAAATACGTTGCCCGCCATCACGAACGCGGCAAGCTGCTGGCACGTGAGCGCATCGAGCTGCTCATCGACCCCGACTCCCCGTTCCTGGAGCTGTGTCCGCTCGCGGCCTGGGGCAGCGACTTCACCGTCGGGGCCTCGCTGGTCACCGGCATCGGCGTGGTCGAGGGCGTCGAGTGCATGATCGTGGCCAACGACCCCACCGTCAAGGGTGGCACCAGTAACCCCTGGACACTGCGTAAGGTACTGCGGGCCAACGATATTGCCTTCAAGAATCGCCTGCCTGTGATCTCACTGGTGGAATCCGGTGGCGCGGACCTGCCCACCCAGAAGGAAGTATTCGTTCCCGGCGGACAGATGTTCCGCGACCTCACCCGGCTCTCGGCCGCGGGCATCCCGACGATCGCCCTGGTGTTCGGAAACTCGACCGCCGGTGGTGCCTACATTCCCGGCATGTCGGACCACGTCGTGATGATCAAGGAACGCTCCAAGGTGTTCCTGGCGGGCCCGCCGCTGGTCAAGATGGCGACCGGCGAGGAGTCCGATGACGAATCGCTCGGCGGTGCCGAAATGCACTCCCGCGTTTCCGGTTTGGGCGACTACCTGGCAGCCGATGAACAGGACGCCGTACGGCTCGGACGGCAGATCGTTGCGCGCCTGAACTGGGTCAAGAAGGGCCCCAAGCCCGCGGCGGTGATCGAGCCCCTCGCAGACCAGGAGGAGCTACTCGGCATCGTCCCCGGGGACCTGCGTATCCCGTTCGATCCGCGCGAGGTCATCGCGCGGATCGTCGACGGTTCGGAATTCGACGAGTTCAAGGAGCAATACGGCTCCTCATTGGTCACCGGCTGGGCAAGGCTGCACGGGTACCCGATCGGCGTCCTCGCCAATGCGCGCGGCGTGCTGTTCAGCGAAGAAGCGCAGAAGGCCACTCAGTTCATCCAGTTGGCCAATCAGACCAACACACCACTTCTTTTCGTACACAACACCACCGGATACATGGTGGGTAAGGAGTACGAAGAGGGCGGCATGATCAAGCACGGGTCGATGATGATCAACGCCGTGTCGAACTCGACGGTGCCCCATCTGTCCTTGATCGTCGGGGCCTCCTATGGCGCCGGGCATTACGGCATGTGCGGCCGCGCTTACGACCCCCGGTTCCTGTTCGCCTGGCCCAGTGCGAAATCCGCGGTCATGGGCGGCACTCAGCTGGCTGGCGTCATCTCCATCGTGAGCCGTGCCGCCGCGGCGGCACGCGGCCAGGCCGTCAACGAGGACGCGGACGCCGCCATGCGGGCTGCCATCGAGGCACAGATCGAGGCAGAGTCGCTGCCCATGTTCATGTCCGGACGCCTGTATGACGACGGGGTCATCGACCCCCGCGATACCCGAGCGGTGCTCGGTATGTGCCTGTCCGCCATTGCCAATGGACCGATCGAGGGGACGTCGAACTTCGGCGTCTTCCGGATGTGA
- a CDS encoding enoyl-CoA hydratase family protein, producing MSDTLVQYEVDGRAARLTLDSPHNRNALSSGLVRQLREGLQRAAADKTVRAVVLTHTGNTFCAGADLSESSAASSDPQDVAKDRAGQLTALLRDILELPLPVIIAVNGHVRAGGFGLVGAADIAVAGPDCTFALTEARIGVAPSIISLTLLPRLTGRAAARYFVTGEKFDARVAAEIGLVTKSVDSSEAVEAAVTSLVDDIALGSPQGLAESKKLTTAPILADFDARAVELTETSARLFVSPEAQEGMLSFLQKRPPAWQV from the coding sequence ATGAGTGACACTCTCGTCCAGTACGAGGTGGACGGTCGCGCCGCCCGCCTGACGCTCGACTCACCGCATAACCGCAACGCGTTGTCCAGCGGCTTGGTGCGGCAATTGCGGGAGGGACTGCAGCGGGCCGCCGCCGATAAAACGGTGCGTGCCGTGGTGCTCACCCACACCGGCAACACGTTCTGCGCGGGCGCCGATCTGTCGGAGAGCTCAGCGGCATCATCCGATCCTCAGGATGTCGCCAAGGATCGGGCGGGCCAACTCACCGCACTGCTGCGCGACATCCTGGAGCTGCCGCTACCCGTCATCATCGCCGTCAACGGCCATGTGCGAGCCGGTGGCTTCGGCCTCGTCGGTGCCGCCGATATCGCAGTGGCGGGACCCGACTGCACCTTCGCACTGACCGAGGCACGCATCGGCGTGGCGCCGTCGATCATCTCGCTGACGCTGCTGCCGCGGCTCACCGGCCGGGCTGCCGCGCGCTACTTCGTCACCGGCGAGAAGTTCGACGCACGGGTGGCCGCGGAGATCGGGTTGGTCACCAAGTCCGTCGACAGCTCCGAAGCAGTCGAGGCCGCGGTGACGTCGTTGGTCGATGACATCGCGCTCGGTTCGCCCCAAGGGCTGGCGGAGTCCAAGAAACTCACGACCGCGCCGATCCTCGCCGATTTCGATGCTCGTGCAGTCGAGTTGACAGAAACGTCGGCGCGTCTGTTCGTCTCGCCGGAGGCTCAGGAGGGCATGTTGTCGTTCCTCCAAAAGCGTCCTCCCGCCTGGCAAGTGTGA
- a CDS encoding acyl-CoA dehydrogenase family protein — translation MTQTNPYVESDERKALRQAVASLAGSYGHEYYLEKSKTHAHLNELWDEAGKLGFLGANIPEEYGGGGAGMYELGLVFEELSAAGCPLLMMVVSPAINATIIARYGTDEQKKNWLPSMADGTFTMAFAITEPDAGSNSHNIITTAKRDGGDWILNGRKVFISGVDQANAVLVVARTEEAKTGKLKPALFVVPTDTKGFEYTPIDMELTLPERQFQVFLDDVRVPGNALVGSEDAALMQLFAGLNPERIMGAASGVGLTRLALNKATDYVKTRQVWKTPIGAHQAIAHPLAEIKVELELAKLMMQKAATLYDHGDDWGAAEAANMAKYAAADVACRAADRAVQSLGGNGLTSEYAVAPLLNLSRFGRIAPVSREMILNFVAQTSLGLPRSY, via the coding sequence ATGACGCAGACCAATCCGTACGTAGAGTCCGACGAGCGTAAGGCGCTGCGCCAGGCGGTGGCCTCGCTCGCCGGTAGCTACGGCCACGAGTACTACCTGGAGAAGTCCAAGACCCACGCACACTTGAACGAGCTGTGGGATGAGGCAGGAAAGCTCGGCTTCCTGGGAGCGAACATTCCGGAGGAGTACGGCGGCGGCGGCGCCGGCATGTACGAGCTTGGACTCGTGTTCGAGGAGCTCTCGGCGGCCGGGTGTCCGCTGCTGATGATGGTCGTCTCCCCCGCCATCAATGCCACCATCATCGCCCGTTACGGCACCGATGAGCAGAAGAAGAACTGGCTGCCCTCGATGGCCGACGGCACCTTCACCATGGCGTTCGCCATCACCGAGCCCGACGCCGGCTCGAACTCCCACAACATCATCACCACCGCCAAGCGCGACGGCGGCGACTGGATTCTCAACGGGCGCAAGGTCTTCATCTCCGGCGTCGACCAGGCCAATGCCGTGCTGGTGGTGGCGCGCACCGAGGAGGCCAAGACCGGCAAGCTCAAGCCGGCGCTGTTCGTGGTGCCTACCGACACCAAGGGATTCGAGTACACACCCATCGATATGGAGCTCACGCTCCCGGAACGGCAGTTCCAGGTGTTCCTCGACGACGTGCGCGTGCCGGGCAATGCGCTCGTCGGCTCCGAGGATGCCGCGCTGATGCAGCTGTTCGCCGGTTTGAATCCCGAGCGAATCATGGGCGCCGCCAGCGGGGTTGGCCTCACCCGGCTCGCGCTGAACAAGGCAACCGACTACGTCAAGACGCGCCAGGTGTGGAAGACACCGATCGGCGCACACCAGGCCATCGCGCACCCGCTCGCCGAGATCAAGGTCGAGCTGGAGCTGGCCAAGCTCATGATGCAGAAGGCCGCCACCCTCTACGACCACGGCGACGACTGGGGCGCAGCTGAGGCCGCCAACATGGCCAAGTACGCCGCGGCGGACGTGGCCTGCCGGGCCGCCGACCGGGCCGTGCAGTCCTTGGGCGGCAACGGATTGACCTCTGAGTACGCCGTGGCGCCGCTGTTGAACCTGTCACGCTTCGGGCGTATCGCCCCGGTGAGCCGGGAGATGATCCTCAACTTCGTCGCGCAGACATCACTCGGCCTGCCCCGCTCGTACTAA
- a CDS encoding acetyl/propionyl/methylcrotonyl-CoA carboxylase subunit alpha → MTAPSITSVLVANRGEIARRVFATCRKLGLGTVAVYSDADADSPHVSEADAAVHLPGTSSAETYLRGELIIAAAKATGADAIHPGYGFLSENADFARAVADAGLTWIGPPVAAIESMGSKIESKKLMEAAGVPVLGQLDPDTVTADQLPVLVKASAGGGGRGMRIVDKLADLPHEIAAAQREAQSAFGDPTVFCERYLGTGRHIEVQVMADTHGTVWAVGERECSIQRRHQKVIEEAPSPLVNRIDGMRERLFEASRTAAATIGYVGAGTMEFLATEDGEFFFLEMNTRLQVEHPVTECTTGLDLVLLQIQVSDGGRLDPEPPAIQGHSIEARLYAENPAAEWQPQSGTVRRFHIPGASSEFQVPGHPGRNGIRLDSTIVDGSVVSVHYDPMLAKVITVAPTRTEAARLLASTLERARIHGLTTNRDLLVNVLRHPAFVAGDTDTSFLNKHGLDILAKPLADDAAHQYSALAAALADAAANRASAVACAALPSGWRNLASGFQTKEFAAGESVISVRYRLTRSGLELDGDWPSVDLVSATPDHVALVIDGVRRGFDVSFYGATVDVDSPLGPVALAVVPRFTDPSTEVAAGSLIAPMPGVVLRVGAAVGDTVTAGTPIVWLEAMKMEHTIVAPADGVLEILNVEPGQQVELGTVLAQLAAEANTEGEPT, encoded by the coding sequence ATGACTGCGCCTTCGATCACCTCTGTTCTGGTCGCCAACCGCGGCGAGATCGCCCGCCGCGTCTTCGCCACCTGCCGCAAGCTTGGGCTCGGAACTGTCGCCGTCTACTCGGATGCCGATGCCGACAGCCCACATGTGTCCGAAGCCGATGCCGCGGTGCACCTACCCGGCACCTCGAGTGCCGAGACCTACCTGCGCGGTGAGCTCATCATCGCCGCGGCCAAGGCCACCGGAGCCGACGCGATCCATCCCGGTTACGGATTCCTCTCCGAGAATGCCGATTTCGCTCGCGCGGTGGCGGACGCCGGTCTGACCTGGATCGGCCCACCGGTCGCGGCAATCGAGTCAATGGGCTCGAAGATCGAGTCCAAGAAACTCATGGAAGCCGCCGGCGTACCGGTGCTGGGCCAGCTCGACCCCGACACCGTCACCGCCGACCAGCTTCCGGTGCTCGTCAAGGCCTCCGCCGGCGGCGGTGGCCGTGGCATGCGGATCGTCGACAAACTCGCTGACCTGCCGCACGAAATCGCTGCCGCACAGCGGGAAGCCCAATCGGCGTTCGGGGACCCGACGGTCTTCTGCGAGCGCTACCTGGGCACCGGCCGGCACATCGAAGTACAGGTGATGGCCGACACCCACGGCACCGTGTGGGCCGTGGGTGAGCGCGAGTGCTCCATCCAGCGCCGTCACCAGAAGGTCATCGAGGAAGCACCGTCCCCCTTGGTGAACCGAATCGATGGCATGCGAGAGCGACTCTTCGAGGCGTCACGTACCGCCGCGGCGACAATCGGTTATGTGGGCGCGGGCACCATGGAATTCCTGGCCACCGAAGACGGCGAGTTCTTCTTCCTCGAGATGAACACCCGCCTGCAGGTGGAGCATCCGGTGACCGAGTGCACCACCGGTCTGGACTTGGTGCTGTTGCAGATTCAGGTGTCCGACGGAGGACGACTCGATCCGGAACCTCCTGCCATTCAAGGCCATTCGATCGAGGCGCGGCTGTATGCGGAGAATCCCGCCGCCGAGTGGCAACCACAAAGCGGTACTGTGCGGCGCTTCCACATACCCGGGGCCAGCTCGGAATTCCAGGTGCCCGGACATCCGGGGCGCAATGGGATTCGCCTGGACTCGACCATTGTCGACGGCAGCGTGGTGTCGGTCCACTACGACCCGATGCTCGCCAAGGTCATCACGGTGGCACCGACGCGCACCGAGGCCGCCCGGCTGTTGGCCTCGACGCTGGAACGCGCCCGGATACACGGGCTGACCACCAACCGTGATCTGTTGGTCAATGTGTTGCGTCACCCCGCGTTCGTCGCCGGCGACACCGACACGTCATTCCTGAACAAGCACGGCCTCGACATCCTTGCCAAACCGCTGGCTGACGATGCGGCACACCAGTATTCGGCGCTTGCCGCAGCACTTGCCGACGCCGCCGCGAACCGGGCCTCGGCGGTGGCCTGCGCCGCCCTTCCGAGTGGCTGGCGCAATCTGGCGTCGGGCTTCCAGACCAAGGAATTCGCGGCCGGCGAGAGCGTCATCTCCGTTCGGTACCGCCTGACCCGATCCGGCCTGGAGCTTGACGGCGACTGGCCATCCGTCGACTTGGTCTCGGCGACACCGGATCATGTGGCGCTCGTCATCGACGGCGTCCGGCGTGGATTCGACGTGTCCTTCTACGGGGCGACCGTGGATGTCGACTCCCCACTCGGTCCGGTGGCACTGGCCGTGGTGCCCCGATTCACCGACCCCAGCACCGAGGTGGCGGCGGGCTCGCTCATCGCGCCGATGCCGGGAGTGGTGCTGCGGGTGGGTGCCGCGGTGGGAGACACCGTCACCGCGGGCACACCCATTGTCTGGCTGGAAGCCATGAAAATGGAACACACCATCGTCGCCCCCGCCGACGGCGTTCTGGAGATCCTCAACGTCGAACCGGGACAACAGGTCGAGCTCGGCACCGTACTAGCCCAGTTGGCCGCGGAGGCCAACACCGAAGGAGAGCCCACATGA
- a CDS encoding ABC transporter ATP-binding protein/permease, with the protein MVQPSLDWPGEPLRSLVWTLQAWAVTMVVFLAVAFAIARFTQWGQQFWRVNAPFFRGRDSWRTWALLAFIMWHTVYMARVTVIFTYQYKDLMNALQVGSEALVTHNSALLADARQAFFTSFAISGILVVLTVTYTVVDFFLRRVFAIRWRVWLNTRLVDDWMSKDAFYRNRFLDVPVENPDQRIQIDIETHTTKSVDLTLGAVNKTLLIVMFTGVLWQLSGPLLLWGIEIPRAMVFIAFVFSITVTVIAFWIGRPLVRLNFLNERFSASFRYALVRLRDSSERVAFYRGGERERRLLHSRFGEIIANMWRIVYAQLRLNGWNRGIGDVTTGMIPYIVQAPRFFTGQIKVGDLLQTVAAFGNVCGAMSFFRDSYDEFTVYRAALLRIDQMLDSDHRARELPRINVTGADDALILTDVQVRDLQGLDMIADLNLTLTAGDSVVVKGPSGCGKTTLLRSLAQLWPQASGLVERPDGWATLFLPQLPYLPLGNLRETVVYPLPVEDVSDEELMQALRDVSLGHLTERLDQEADWAAVLSLGEQQRVSFVRVLLVRPTVVFLDESTSALDEGLEDAMYALVRERLPECVVVSVGHRSTIDRHHRSRLQLTGSGAWELSPV; encoded by the coding sequence ATGGTTCAGCCCAGTTTGGATTGGCCGGGCGAGCCATTGCGCTCTCTGGTGTGGACGCTGCAAGCCTGGGCGGTCACCATGGTGGTATTCCTTGCGGTGGCTTTCGCTATCGCCCGGTTTACCCAATGGGGACAGCAATTCTGGCGAGTCAACGCGCCCTTCTTCCGGGGGCGTGACAGTTGGCGCACGTGGGCATTGCTGGCATTCATCATGTGGCACACGGTGTACATGGCACGCGTGACGGTGATCTTCACGTACCAGTACAAGGACCTGATGAATGCGCTGCAGGTTGGCTCGGAGGCGCTCGTCACCCACAACTCGGCTCTGCTGGCCGATGCGCGCCAGGCGTTCTTCACCTCATTCGCGATCAGCGGCATTCTCGTGGTGCTCACGGTCACCTATACGGTGGTGGACTTCTTCCTGCGCAGAGTGTTCGCCATCCGGTGGCGGGTGTGGCTCAACACACGGCTCGTTGACGACTGGATGAGCAAGGATGCCTTTTACCGCAACCGTTTTCTGGATGTTCCGGTGGAGAACCCCGACCAGCGGATCCAGATCGACATCGAGACGCACACCACCAAATCGGTGGATCTGACGCTGGGTGCGGTGAACAAGACACTGCTGATCGTCATGTTCACCGGGGTGCTGTGGCAGCTCTCGGGTCCACTGTTGTTGTGGGGAATCGAGATCCCTCGAGCCATGGTCTTCATCGCGTTCGTTTTCTCGATCACGGTGACCGTTATCGCATTCTGGATCGGCCGTCCACTGGTGCGGCTGAACTTCTTGAACGAACGGTTCAGCGCGAGCTTCCGGTACGCGCTGGTGCGGCTGCGCGATAGCTCCGAGCGGGTGGCCTTCTATCGGGGCGGCGAACGTGAACGACGGCTGCTGCATTCACGTTTCGGCGAGATCATCGCCAATATGTGGCGCATCGTGTACGCACAGCTGCGCCTCAACGGATGGAACCGCGGTATCGGCGACGTGACCACCGGCATGATTCCGTACATCGTGCAGGCGCCTCGATTCTTCACCGGGCAGATCAAAGTCGGTGACCTGTTGCAGACCGTCGCCGCATTCGGAAACGTCTGCGGCGCAATGTCCTTCTTCCGAGACAGTTACGACGAATTCACCGTCTACCGGGCTGCGCTCCTGCGTATCGATCAGATGCTCGATAGCGATCATCGCGCCCGTGAACTGCCACGGATCAACGTGACCGGCGCCGACGACGCCCTGATACTCACCGATGTCCAGGTCCGCGATCTCCAGGGGCTGGACATGATCGCGGACCTCAACCTCACGCTGACCGCAGGTGACAGTGTCGTGGTCAAGGGTCCATCGGGCTGCGGGAAGACCACCTTGCTGCGCAGCCTGGCGCAGCTGTGGCCACAGGCCTCCGGACTGGTCGAGCGCCCCGACGGGTGGGCGACACTGTTCCTGCCGCAGCTGCCGTATCTGCCATTGGGCAACCTGCGCGAAACCGTGGTGTATCCACTTCCCGTGGAGGATGTTTCGGACGAGGAGCTTATGCAGGCGCTGCGCGATGTCTCGCTCGGGCACCTAACCGAGCGGCTGGATCAGGAAGCCGACTGGGCCGCCGTGCTCTCGCTGGGGGAGCAGCAGCGGGTGTCCTTCGTCAGGGTGCTACTGGTGCGCCCGACGGTGGTGTTCCTCGACGAGTCGACCTCGGCGCTGGACGAGGGGCTGGAGGATGCGATGTACGCACTGGTGCGGGAACGGCTACCCGAGTGTGTGGTTGTCAGCGTGGGACACAGGTCGACGATCGACCGTCACCACCGGTCGCGGTTGCAGCTGACCGGCAGCGGCGCATGGGAGCTCTCACCGGTGTGA